Proteins encoded by one window of Primulina huaijiensis isolate GDHJ02 chromosome 1, ASM1229523v2, whole genome shotgun sequence:
- the LOC140974343 gene encoding LOB domain-containing protein 37-like, producing the protein MSCNGCRVLRKGCSETCILRHCLQWIESPESQGHATVFVAKFFGRAGLMSFISAVPENQRPALFQSLLFEAAGRTVNPVNGAVGLLWTGNWHVCQTAVETVLRGGALKPIAEFLGGASDPDDLSDCTNMFNLRDPSLTSRSKLQKRHRLPEDPVRIMQLSDLDLSLTPGFHGKKMSPLPRTRRLGSPSMNSEESLTTTCGDHQTKNEIKLLNLFN; encoded by the exons ATGAGTTGCAATGGATGCCGGGTTCTTCGGAAGGGATGCAGCGAAACGTGTATTTTGAGGCACTGTTTACAGTGGATTGAAAGCCCCGAATCACAAGGCCACGCCACCGTTTTTGTGGCCAAGTTCTTCGGCCGCGCCGGCCTCATGTCCTTCATCTCCGCCGTCCCGGAAAATCAGAGACCTG CCCTCTTCCAGTCTCTGCTGTTTGAAGCTGCAGGAAGAACGGTGAACCCTGTAAACGGGGCGGTGGGGCTTCTCTGGACCGGGAACTGGCACGTTTGCCAGACGGCGGTTGAGACCGTTCTCCGTGGTGGCGCGTTAAAGCCGATAGCGGAGTTCCTCGGCGGTGCGTCCGATCCCGACGACTTGTCTGACTGCACGAATATGTTCAATCTCCGAGATCCATCCCTGACTTCACGATCAAAGTTGCAGAAGCGCCACCGTCTCCCGGAGGATCCGGTTCGGATCATGCAGTTATCTGATCTTGATCTCAGTTTAACACCGGGTTTCCATGGCAAAAAGATGAGCCCTTTACCCAGGACGCGGCGACTGGGGAGCCCATCAATGAATTCCGAGGAATCTCTGACGACAACTTGTGGAGATCATCAAACAAAAAACGAAATAAAACTTCTGAACTTGTTCAATTAA
- the LOC140974359 gene encoding uncharacterized protein, with protein sequence MEKRLRSSPQTSAEEFLSSAANLPYKSSKTTVKALINTLAPSSNLTSTLPVFLRSSISQSIAKFKNLADSTSNASPKTPPAKRLRRSSRNKQDDEASHATNCEDERQSIAEKLRVFAHILRLCVFHPENVFSASDLLPAAQELHDNLIFFESDSGLLSEIATLCEDWWKGNLSGKETLITQSLPVILSRSLTLKKKVDVHRVYALRDAFVLFDFEDDSIEDLKHLLIRCVISPLYLKTEDGLKFIAFLFGLSAQLAKEVFAMIKSQIPYGRKSMVQAYGEIIFRAWKAVEGSSKEEIEKGFLQGLIEDAICASSGALAASVRRILRVFVSNRTITGVEKLIFHLTEPVIFRSLQASNSNVRQNALHLLLDLFPLEDPNATKEVRDTLLEKQLFLLEKLLVDECPDVRVVSVEGSCRILCLFWEIIPSSTITKIITIIFDHMTHDACTEVRLSTVNGVMYLLGNPQSHEVLKVLLPRLGHLILDSTLAVRGAVIDLLLLLKDIRNFHFHKVVSLDTLFYTLANDQPLVARKITKLLVPSYFPSKVTEEEACKRCITLIKRSPTAGARFCEFVASEGASRRSLMKLFKVLIRLTLSSVKLEEEQIVGLLLAASHLCSKLAHDGSFLTALKEALPSDKLKRLFTIASTARAQSSVCNMVSATSPGAVDDLFEECLGLTTECSDLSGNVEKQIEVRSAHKMIWSCGWFNDMFEALVGFLQKAAYGCHVTFAIDLGKNGNHAAKQRKNKSSIKTSLQSRYSRGKKSSNNAKNNFFEDYAIAAGVSWQITDLLQSENSRQAILGSRNLENAFNALKVISEASILNSLKNDCMDTSPVAAYTTLTLFMSLHDIRISGNKDPTQASESITDLTMDHLLHCANKLFRTNEHKRPENPLSVSMKSSKRAPVCETNTRESQTGASLSEHMRILNVEKMLLAVLKFIVDANAMNLVPNCQERCLNFALEKLKFIISNLRRHFIARTQFLEEDLKENFHCLKSSFTYAAKLLNLVFKTCEPSTPQPRAYDLVNEMFNLVISIEEFYGYGYAARFAAIVEPWIPDLILALGSFHLRKQTQEEGIGSVLSRNDTLPLSSWKNILAVIEVQELVILEEDTEFIPNSRFSAFKKLVETMTQMLRTNNNVLDAVGAILLADSLQALQSKNYNIVLGLLHFVCVKLVKSDDLELKELKFMLASFEHIHSKLETATEELGDGDHDRQKLLKAIALLEPVFMSSVFD encoded by the exons ATGGAAAAAAGGCTCCGGTCCTCGCCGCAAACCTCCGCCGAGGAATTCCTTTCCTCCGCCGCCAATCTTCCCTACAAATCCTCCAAAACCACCGTCAAAGCCCTAATCAACACCCTTGCTCCCTCATCTAACTTGACGTCCACTCTCCCTGTATTCCTACGCAGTTCAATTTCACAATCCATTGCCAAATTCAAAAACCTAGCTGACTCAACTTCCAATGCATCGCCCAAAACTCCTCCTGCTAAGCGCCTCCGAAGGTCCTCTAGAAATAAGCAAGATGACGAGGCATCTCACGCCACCAACTGCGAAGATGAGAGGCAGTCTATTGCTGAGAAGCTTCGGGTTTTTGCACACATTTTGCGCCTCTGTGTTTTCCATCCTGAAAATGTGTTTTCCGCTTCTGATTTGTTGCCTGCTGCTCAAGAGTTGCATGATAACTTAATTTTTTTCGAGTCTGACTCGGGTTTGCTTTCTGAAATTGCTACTTTATGTGAAGATTGGTGGAAGGGGAATTTATCAGGGAAGGAAACCCTGATAACTCAGTCGCTGCCGGTTATTTTGTCACGATCATTGACTTTGAAAAAGAAGGTGGACGTCCACAGAGTGTACGCGCTTCGGGATGCTTTTGTGTTGTTTGATTTTGAAGATGACAGCATTGAGGACTTGAAGCATTTGTTAATTCGCTGCGTGATTTCACCTTTGTATTTGAAAACAGAGGACGGCCTCAAATTTATAGCTTTTTTGTTCGGACTAAGTGCGCAGCTTGCCAAGGAGGTGTTTGCAATGATTAAGTCTCAGATTCCTTATGGGCGCAAATCAATGGTGCAGGCATATGGTGAAATTATTTTCAGAGCATGGAAAGCAGTGGAGGGGTCAAGTAAGGAAGAGATTGAGAAAGGGTTCTTGCAGGGTTTGATTGAAGATGCGATATGTGCCAGCTCGGGGGCATTAGCTGCATCAGTTAGGCGTATTTTGAGAGTTTTTGTTAGTAACCGAACCATAACTGGTGTGgaaaaactgatttttcatCTGACAGAGCCCGTGATTTTTCGTTCACTTCAG GCTTCAAACTCAAATGTTCGTCAAAATGCATTGCACTTACTTCTGGACCTGTTTCCGCTTGAGGATCCTAATGCAACTAAGGAGGTCAGGGATACACTACTTGAAAAGCAATTATTTCTGTTGGAGAAACTGCTCGTGGATGAATGCCCAGATGTCAGGGTTGTATCAGTAGAAGGCAGTTGCCGGATTCTTTGTCTGTTTTGGGAAATCATTCCTTCATCAACCATTACAAAGataattacaataattttcGACCATATGACACATGATGCTTGCACAGAAGTCAGGCTCTCCACTGTGAATGGTGTTATGTATTTGCTTGGGAATCCTCAATCTCATGAGGTTCTTAAAGTGCTTTTACCTAGATTGGGACATTTGATTTTAGATTCTACATTAGCTGTACGTGGTGCTGTCATTGATCTCCTACTTCTCTTGAAAGACATCCGGAATTTTCATTTCCACAAG GTAGTTTCATTAGATACATTGTTTTACACACTTGCTAATGACCAACCACTGGTAGCAAGGAAAATCACTAAACTTCTTGTTCCGTCATACTTCCCATCTAAGGTTACCGAAGAAGAAGCATGCAAACGTTGTATCACTTTAATTAAAAGGTCACCTACAGCAGGAGCAAGGTTTTGTGAGTTTGTGGCATCAGAAGGAGCATCTCGTAGATCTCTAATGAAactttttaaagttttgatccgTTTAACTCTGTCATCTGTTAAATTGGAAGAAGAGCAGATTGTGGGTTTACTTCTTGCTGCATCCCACCTATGCAGCAAGCTTGCACATGATGGTTCTTTCCTGACAGCTCTCAAGGAAGCGTTACCAAGTGACAAACTGAAGCGCCTGTTTACTATTGCTTCCACTGCACGAGCTCAATCTTCTGTCTGCAACATGGTCTCAGCCACCTCTCCGGGTGCtgtagatgacctttttgaggAGTGCCTGGGTTTGACCACAGAATGCAGTGATTTATCAGGTAATGTTGAGAAGCAAATTGAAGTGAGGTCTGCCCACAAGATGATCTGGTCTTGTGGTTGGTTCAATGACATGTTTGAGGCTCTAGTTGGATTTCTGCAGAAAGCTGCTTACGGATGTCATGTTACCTTTGCTATAGATCTAGGTAAAAATGGTAATCATGCAGCAAAACAGAGGAAGAATAAATCTTCCATTAAAACATCATTACAATCCAGATATAGCAGAGGAAAAAAGTCATCTAACAAtgctaaaaataatttttttgaggaTTATGCAATTGCTGCTGGAGTGTCATGGCAAATTACAGACTTACTGCAGTCTGAAAATTCAAGACAAGCTATATTAGGATCTCGAAATTTAGAAAACGCATTCAATGCACTGAAGGTCATTTCTGAGGCTAGTATCCTGAATTCCCTGAAAAATGATTGTATGGACACATCTCCTGTTGCTGCTTATACGACTCTTACTCTTTTCATGTCTCTTCATGACATCAGAATAAGCGGGAACAAGGATCCTACACAGGCAAGTGA AAGTATCACAGACTTGACAATGGACCATTTGCTTCACTGTGCAAACAAGCTATTCAGAACAAATGAACATAAAAGGCCAGAAAATCCGCTTTCTGTATCAATGAAATCCAGTAAGAGAGCGCCTGTCTGTGAAACAAACACAAGGGAATCTCAAACAG GTGCCAGTTTAAGCGAACACATGAGGATATTGAATGTGGAGAAGATGCTACTTGCAGTTTTAAAGTTTATCGTTGATGCAAATGCAATGAATCTTGTTCCAAACTGTCAAGAAAGATGCTTGAATTTTGCActggaaaaattgaaattcatcATCTCCAATTTAAGGCGACACTTCATTGCTCGGACACAGTTCTTAGAAGAAGACCTAAAGGAAAATTTTCATTGCTTAAAAAGCTCGTTTACATATGCAGCAAAGTTACTTAATTTAGTGTTTAAAACTTGTGAACCTTCAACACCACAACCAAGAGCATATGATCTTGTCAATGAAATGTTTAACCTCGTTATTTCGATCGAAGAGTTTTACGGATATGGATACGCTGCTCGTTTTGCTGCCATTGTGGAGCCATGGATTCCTGATCTGATTTTGGCTCTCGGATCCTTCCACTTGAGGAAACAGACTCAAGAAGAGGGTATTGGTTCTGTTCTATCCAGGAATGACACATTACCTCTTTCCTCATGGAAAAACATCCTAGCAGTTATCGAGGTTCAGGAACTTGTAATCTTAGAGGAGGATACTGAGTTTATTCCAAACTCACGGTTTTCTGCTTTCAAGAAACTTGTGGAAACAATGACTCAGATGTTGAGAACAAACAATAATGTGCTAGATGCTGTTGGAGCGATTTTATTAGCTGATTCACTACAGGCACTACAGAGCAAGAATTACAACATCGTCTTGGGTCTTTTGCATTTTGTCTGCGTAAAGTTAGTCAAGTCAGACGACCTTGAACTGAAAGAACTAAAGTTTATGTTGGCGTCCTTTGAACATATACACTCTAAATTGGAGACTGCAACGGAGGAGCTAGGTGATGGTGATCACGACAGACAAAAGTTGCTCAAAGCTATAGCGTTGCTTGAGCCTGTTTTCATGTCTTCGGTGTTTGATTGA
- the LOC140974350 gene encoding calcium-transporting ATPase 2, plasma membrane-type-like has translation MESLLSDKWDVEPKHASAEALQRWRDLCGLVKNPKRRFRFTANLSKRHEAAAMRKTNQEKLRIAVLVSKAAFQFIQGVQPSDYTVPKEVEAAGFRICADELGSIVEGHDVKKLKFHGGPSGLVEKLATSSTDGLSTDTESLSRREQSYGINKFQESEIRSFWVFVWEALQDMTLMILGVCAFISLMVGIATEGWPKGAHDGLGIVASILLVVFVTATSDYRQSLQFKDLDKEKKKIAIQVTRNGYRQKISIYELLPGDIVHLSIGDQVPADGLFLSGFSVLIDESSLTGESEPVMVGSENPFLLSGTKVQDGSCKMLVTTVGMRTQWGKLMATLSEGGDEETPLQVKLNGVATIIGKIGLFFAVVTFAVLVQKMVGLKWHEGTIFRLSGDNALELLEYFAIAVTIVVVAVPEGLPLAVTLSLAFAMKKMMNDKALVRNLAACETMGSATTICSDKTGTLTTNHMTVVKSCICMEVKDLSEPRTTSALRSELPETVVKTLLQSIFNNTGGEVVVNKQGKREILGTPTETAILEFGLSLGGDFREERQANKLVKVEPFNSTKKRMGVVLELPGRGLRAHTKGASEIILAACEKVIDSNGEVVPLNEASICRLKETIDQFASEALRTLCLAYVELENGFSPNDAIPASGYTCIGIVGIKDPVRPGVRESVALCRSAGVTVRMVTGDNINTAKAIARECGILTDDGIAIEGPVFRDKSMEELLELIPKIQVMARSSPLDKHTLVKHLRTTFNEVVAVTGDGTNDAPALHEADIGLAMGIAGTEVAKESADVIILDDNFSTIVTVAKWGRSVYVNIQKFVQFQLTVNIVALVVNFSSACLTGTAPLTAVQLLWVNMIMDTLGALALATEPPSDELMKRSPVGRKGNFINAVMWRNILGQSLYQFLVIWFLQACGKTIFMLHSCPDSDLILNTIIFNSFVFCQLFNEVNSREMEKIDVLEGILDNYVFASVLGSTVLFQIIIVEYLGTFANTTPLTFLQWFFSIFIGFLGMPIAVGLKRIPIES, from the exons ATGGAGAGTTTATTGAGTGACAAATGGGACGTGGAGCCGAAGCATGCGTCGGCGGAGGCGTTGCAGCGATGGAGGGATCTCTGTGGGCTCGTTAAGAACCCAAAACGACGGTTCAGATTCACTGCTAATTTATCCAAGCGCCACGAGGCTGCTGCCATGCGCAAAACTAATCAG gAGAAGTTGAGAATAGCGGTCCTGGTCTCAAAAGCTGCCTTCCAATTCATACAAG GTGTGCAGCCGAGTGATTACACTGTACCTAAGGAAGTTGAAGCTGCTGGTTTTCGGATTTGTGCTGATGAACTAGGGTCCATAGTCGAAGGTCACGATGTTAAAAAGCTAAAGTTTCATGGGGGGCCATCTGGCCTTGTAGAAAAGCTCGCCACAAGCTCCACAGATGGGCTTTCTACTGATACTGAATCTCTTAGTCGAAGAGAACAGAGTTACGGCATCAATAAGTTCCAAGAAAGCGAAATTCGGAGCTTTTGGGTGTTTGTTTGGGAAGCCCTTCAAGATATGACCCTCATGATCCTTGGTGTATGTGCGTTTATTTCTTTGATGGTTGGCATTGCCACTGAGGGATGGCCTAAGGGAGCTCATGATGGACTCGGGATCGTTGCTAGTATTTTGTTGGTCGTGTTTGTGACAGCTACAAGTGATTATCGTCAGTCTTTGCAATTCAAGGATTTGGACAAGGAAAAGAAGAAAATTGCCATCCAGGTTACAAGAAACGGGTACAGACAGAAGATATCAATATACGAGCTTCTTCCAGGTGATATTGTGCATCTTTCAATCGGTGATCAAGTCCCTGCAGATGGGCTTTTTCTTTCAGGATTCTCTGTTTTGATTGACGAATCTAGTCTGACCGGAGAAAGTGAGCCGGTCATGGTTGGTTCTGAGAATCCATTTCTTCTCTCTGGAACCAAGGTCCAAGATGGCTCGTGCAAGATGCTTGTTACCACTGTTGGCATGAGAACTCAGTGGGGGAAGTTAATGGCAACACTAAGTGAAGGAGGGGACGAGGAAACACCATTGCAAGTTAAACTAAATGGGGTGGCGACTATTATCGGAAAGATAGGCCTCTTTTTTGCTGTGGTGACATTTGCTGTTTTAGTTCAGAAAATGGTTGGCCTTAAATGGCATGAGGGAACAATTTTTCGCTTGTCAGGAGACAATGCTTTAGAGTTATTAGAATACTTCGCCATTGCAGTTACCATTGTTGTCGTTGCAGTTCCTGAGGGGCTCCCTCTGGCCGTGACTTTGAGCCTTGCTTTTGCCatgaaaaaaatgatgaatgataaaGCTCTTGTACGAAACTTGGCTGCCTGTGAGACAATGGGGTCGGCCACAACCATATGTAGTGACAAAACCGGGACGTTGACGACTAATCACATGACAGTGGTGAAATCATGTATTTGTATGGAGGTTAAGGACCTGAGCGAACCAAGAACTACGTCTGCTCTACGCTCTGAGCTTCCTGAAACAGTTGTTAAAACTCTGTTGCAGTCAATTTTCAACAATACTGGTGGAGAAGTTGTGGTTAACAAGCAAGGAAAACGAGAGATTTTGGGGACTCCGACTGAGACAGCTATCTTGGAGTTTGGACTGTCTCTTGGAGGCGATTTTCGGGAAGAAAGACAAGCGAATAAATTAGTGAAGGTCGAACCATTTAACTCCACAAAGAAGAGGATGGGTGTTGTGTTGGAGCTTCCAGGACGCGGACTTAGAGCTCATACTAAAGGTGCTTCAGAGATTATTCTTGCTGCATGTGAAAAGGTGATTGATTCGAATGGTGAAGTTGTCCCCCTCAATGAAGCATCCATTTGTCGTCTTAAAGAAACCATTGATCAGTTTGCGAGTGAGGCTCTGAGGACACTATGTCTTGCCTATGTAGAACTCGAAAACGGGTTCTCCCCAAACGATGCTATTCCAGCATCTGGTTATACTTGTATAGGGATCGTGGGAATCAAAGATCCTGTACGTCCTGGAGTAAGGGAATCTGTTGCACTTTGCCGTTCAGCTGGCGTGACGGTTCGGATGGTTACAGGAGACAACATCAACACTGCAAAAGCTATTGCGAGAGAGTGTGGGATACTTACTGATGATGGTATAGCCATTGAAGGTCCTGTTTTTCGCGATAAAAGTATGGAGGAATTGCTTGAATTAATTCCCAAGATTCAG GTTATGGCTCGGTCTTCGCCACTAGACAAGCACACATTGGTTAAGCACTTGAGAACAACATTTAACGAGGTTGTGGCAGTGACTGGTGATGGGACAAATGATGCTcctgcactacatgaagcagaTATTGGACTTGCAATGGGAATTGCAGGAACTGAG GTAGCAAAAGAGAGTGCAGATGTCATAATTTTGGATGATAATTTCTCCACAATTGTGACTGTTGCCAAATGGGGACGCTCAGTTTATGTTAACATACAGAAGTTTGTGCAGTTCCAGCTGACTGTTAATATTGTTGCATTGGTCGTAAACTTTTCCTCTGCCTGCTTGACTG GAACTGCTCCTCTGACTGCAGTTCAACTTCTGTGGGTAAATATGATTATGGACACATTAGGTGCACTCGCACTGGCAACCGAGCCTCCTAGCGACGAGCTAATGAAAAGGTCTCCTGTTGGAAGGAAGGGCAACTTCATTAATGCTGTTATGTGGAGGAACATCCTAGGGCAATCTTTGTATCAGTTTTTGGTCATATGGTTTCTTCAAGCTTGTGGAAAGACAATATTCATGCTTCATAGTTGCCCTGATTCTGATTTGATCCTCAACACGATTATTTTCAACTCATTTGTTTTCTGTCAG CTCTTCAATGAGGTGAACTCCAGAGAAATGGAGAAAATCGATGTGCTCGAAGGAATTCTTGATAACTATGTTTTTGCATCAGTTCTTGGTTCTACAGTGCTATTCCAGATCATAATCGTTGAATACCTTGGCACATTTGCAAACACAACTCCACTTACCTTTTTGCAATGGTTTTTCAGCATATTCATTGGATTCTTGGGCATGCCGATTGCTGTAGGTTTGAAGAGAATTCCTATAGAGAGCTAA
- the LOC140974371 gene encoding LOW QUALITY PROTEIN: mitochondrial outer membrane protein porin 2 (The sequence of the model RefSeq protein was modified relative to this genomic sequence to represent the inferred CDS: inserted 1 base in 1 codon): MSKGPGIFSDIGKKAKDLLTKDYFSDHKLSVSTCTESGVALTTSTVNKGGYSSGDVAAQYKYNNIFADVKVDTESNISATLTFSDIVPSSRTIAILKYPNYESGKLEIQYFHPHASLTAAVGMNQTPPIDVSLTLGTPMIALGAEAGYDTTSGNLTKYTAGISLNKPDSCASILLSDKGDTIKASYVHYIDQLKKSAAVGEIXQKFSTNENTFAFGGSYAIDSLTLLKMKFNNHGKLGTVLHHEFIRKSLVTVSSEFDTKSLDRTPRFGLSLALKP, from the exons ATGAGCAAGGGACCGGGAATCTTCTCAGATATTGGAAAGAAAGCCAAAG ATCTGCTGACGAAGGACTACTTTTCCGATCACAAACTCTCTGTATCCACCTGCACTGAATCCGGAGTG GCCTTGACCACGTCCACTGTGAATAAAGGAGGCTACTCCTCTGGCGATGTGGCAGCACAATACAAGTATAACAATATCTTTGCTGATGTCAAAGTCGACACGGAGTCAAAT ATCTCAGCAACTCTGACTTTTTCTGATATCGTCCCCTCATCAAGGACCATTGCCATCCTAAAATATCCCAATTATGAATCCGGCAAG CTGGAAATTCAGTACTTCCACCCTCATGCATCCCTCACTGCAGCAGTTGGTATGAATCAAACCCCTCCAATTGATGTTTCATTGACCCTCGGTACCCCCATGATTGCTTTGGGTGCTGAGGCTGGTTATGACACCACTTCTGGTAATTTAACAAAATACACAGCTGGCATCTCTCTGAATAAACCCGATTCTTGTGCTTCAATACTTCT GAGTGACAAAGGAGACACCATAAAGGCATCGTACGTACACTACATCGATCAGTTGAAGAAGAGTGCTGCTGTGGGAGAGA GCCAGAAATTCTCAACGAATGAGAACACATTTGCATTTGGAGGATCCTACGCCATTGACAGCCTGACTCTTCTGAAAATGAAGTTTAACAATCATGGCAAATTGGGTACCGTTTTGCACCATGAGTTCATTCGCAAATCTTTGGTGACTGTATCCAGTGAATTTGACACCAAGTCTTTGGATAGAACTCCAAGATTTGGTTTATCACTGGCTCTGAAGCCTTGA
- the LOC140978599 gene encoding large ribosomal subunit protein uL24z-like, producing the protein MKFNPRVSSSRRKSRKAHFSAPSSLRRVIMSAPLSGDLRTKHNVRSMPVRKDDEVQVVRGTYKGREGKVVQVYRKKWVIHVERITREKVNGSTVNVGIHPSKVVITKLRIDKDRKSLLDRKAKGRAAADKDKGTKFTAEDIMQTID; encoded by the coding sequence ATGAAATTCAATCCCCGAGTGTCTTCCTCGCGGCGCAAGAGCCGAAAGGCTCACTTCTCTGCGCCGTCCAGCCTCCGCCGTGTCATCATGAGCGCGCCGCTCTCCGGCGACCTCAGAACCAAGCACAACGTACGGTCTATGCCTGTCCGCAAGGACGACGAAGTTCAGGTTGTACGTGGCACCTACAAGGGTCGCGAGGGTAAAGTTGTCCAGGTCTACCGTAAGAAATGGGTCATCCACGTGGAGCGGATTACCCGTGAGAAGGTAAATGGATCCACAGTCAATGTCGGAATTCACCCTTCGAAGGTTGTTATTACCAAGCTACGGATCGACAAGGACCGCAAGTCGCTCCTCGATCGCAAGGCAAAGGGACGCGCCGCCGCCGATAAGGATAAGGGCACTAAGTTCACAGCTGAAGATATTATGCAAACCATCGATTAA
- the LOC140988114 gene encoding BTB/POZ domain-containing protein At3g49900-like, which yields MKYADSTIPSQETTPSPILHVSTQKPCSFGRVNQHPDVVIHVQDSSFRLHKRVLILRSGYLKRQLGKLTEITLNPPLNITPECFALVTDFCYGSYIAITPFNVAALRTAAELLEMTEVYGPRDENLQQKTEAYFCRAVAVNKEYASIVLRSCFPLLPEVEMTAALVSRCIEALSLIGEVDGEEAYLDHVTRLHVEDLQLVLESMSQRLTESHDLLYTIIDLYIKEKDRTASEDQKTRMCNYIDCSILSHRVLMNAVQNPRMPLRFVVQAMFVEQLNTRRSILSNQTHKSHQPKDPVTLGAILKRDVALRQVTQLKNAMTTTTSRIQFLEKELSGMRKLLSDAENMNIINSGRSASFRFSLEGNKVDRGQIGSVSASSVRNVGSKIGAEGSSSSEESSGGARSAEKNLRQRLMHGLKSAFGLQSLVSKKKCDSTKGSLKFGRNVENSGNGDGGNEEIVIIRKDQAFHRRSRSNSSV from the exons ATGAAAT ATGCAGATTCGACTATACCTTCTCAGGAAACTACCCCTTCGCCTATCCTACATGTTTCTACCCAGAAACCTTG CTCATTTGGTAGGGTGAATCAGCATCCGGATGTAGTCATACATGTCCAGGATTCTTCTTTCCGCCTCCATAAG CGAGTCCTGATACTGAGGAGTGGCTACTTGAAACGGCAGCTCGGCAAATTGACGGAAATAACCCTCAATCCGCCGTTAAACATAACGCCCGAATGCTTCGCCTTGGTAACGGACTTCTGTTACGGATCTTACATAGCCATAACGCCCTTCAACGTCGCCGCACTCCGTACCGCCGCGGAGTTGCTGGAGATGACGGAGGTTTACGGCCCGAGGGACGAGAATTTGCAGCAGAAAACGGAAGCCTATTTCTGCCGTGCTGTTGCCGTTAACAAAGAGTACGCCTCCATCGTGTTGCGGTCATGCTTTCCGCTGCTTCCGGAGGTGGAGATGACGGCGGCTCTTGTTAGCAGATGCATTGAGGCGTTGAGTTTGATCGGTGAAGTTGACGGCGAAGAGGCATATTTGGATCACGTTACTAGATTGCATGTTGAGGATTTGCAGTTGGTTTTGGAGTCCATGAGTCAACGCTTGACTGAAAGTCACGATCTTCTTTACACAATCATTGACCTTTATATCAAG GAGAAGGATAGAACAGCATCGGAGGACCAGAAAACCCGGATGTGCAACTACATAGACTGTAGCATCCTATCCCACCGAGTCCTCATGAACGCAGTCCAGAATCCCAGAATGCCGCTCAGATTTGTCGTCCAAGCCATGTTCGTCGAGCAGCTGAACACTCGGCGCTCCATCTTATCCAACCAAACACATAAAAGTCACCAACCAAAAGACCCAGTCACGCTTGGCGCCATCCTTAAACGCGATGTGGCACTCCGCCAAGTGACACAGCTCAAGAACGCAATGACCACGACAACTTCGAGAATCCAGTTCTTGGAGAAAGAGCTGAGTGGCATGAGGAAGCTGTTGAGTGATGCGGAGAATATGAATATTATTAATTCGGGTCGGTCTGCCAGTTTTCGTTTCAGTTTGGAGGGAAACAAGGTGGATAGGGGACAAATTGGTTCCGTATCTGCATCAAGTGTTCGAAATGTCGGCAGTAAAATCGGGGCAGAAGGGTCTTCTTCATCAGAGGAGTCGTCTGGGGGGGCTCGAAGTGCCGAAAAGAACCTCCGTCAGAGATTAATGCATGGATTGAAGAGTGCATTTGGGTTACAAAGTTTGGTTTCCAAGAAGAAGTGTGACAGTACTAAAGGGTCTCTGAAATTCGGAAGAAATGTTGAAAATTCAGGTAATGGAGATGGTGGAAACGAGGAAATTGTTATCATAAGAAAGGATCAAGCTTTTCACAGGCGTTCTCGTTCTAATTCTTCTGTGTAA